A region from the Hypericibacter adhaerens genome encodes:
- a CDS encoding aspartate aminotransferase family protein, whose protein sequence is MGAIYQNAARYAKSRALFAAAREVIPSGVNSTARATWSGWDPHPLFVEGGDGSHLRDVDGNDYIDYLLGLGPMILGHRPPKVTDAVVKAIREQGTVFALPAAAEIGLTRSMIAAVPSLEQVRLCNTGTEAVLYAVRLARAFTGRNKIIRFEGMYHGFSDGVYWSKHPGLNVAGSDRAPVAVPQGPGLPSGIDSSLIILPWNDTALLREVIERQGHEIAAVLTEPVMCNTGCILPEPGYLEAMREITRKHGVLLIFDEVITGFRLALGGAQAHYGVTPDLSTFAKGLGGGFPVAAMGGRKDIMALVADGTVSMAGTYAANVIAVTAAIAALQELSAPGMFERLYKVSDRLRLGLERVFDEARIATRVVGVGPVFQVWFSDHDIRNYRDAARHANHELFRLWWEGMLDRGVLFHPGAYENLFVSFAHSDDDVDRTLAAARETARAIRNR, encoded by the coding sequence TTGGGCGCGATTTACCAGAATGCGGCGCGCTACGCGAAGAGCCGGGCGCTCTTTGCGGCCGCCCGCGAGGTCATTCCGAGCGGCGTCAACAGCACGGCCCGGGCGACATGGTCCGGATGGGATCCCCATCCCCTGTTCGTCGAGGGCGGCGACGGCTCGCATCTGCGCGATGTCGACGGCAACGACTATATCGACTATCTGCTGGGCCTCGGGCCCATGATCCTGGGTCATCGCCCGCCCAAGGTCACGGACGCCGTCGTCAAGGCGATCCGCGAGCAGGGCACCGTGTTCGCGCTGCCGGCGGCGGCCGAGATCGGCCTCACCCGGAGCATGATCGCCGCGGTGCCGAGCCTGGAGCAGGTCCGCCTCTGCAACACCGGCACCGAGGCCGTGCTCTATGCCGTGCGTCTGGCCCGCGCCTTCACGGGACGCAACAAGATCATCCGGTTCGAGGGCATGTATCACGGCTTCTCGGACGGCGTTTACTGGAGCAAGCATCCGGGCCTGAACGTAGCCGGTTCCGATCGTGCGCCGGTGGCCGTGCCGCAGGGACCGGGGCTGCCTTCGGGGATCGACAGTTCGCTCATCATCCTGCCCTGGAACGACACCGCCCTGCTGCGCGAGGTGATCGAGCGCCAGGGCCACGAGATCGCAGCGGTCCTGACCGAGCCGGTGATGTGCAACACCGGCTGCATCCTGCCCGAGCCCGGCTATCTCGAAGCGATGCGCGAGATCACCCGCAAGCATGGCGTGCTGCTGATCTTCGACGAGGTCATCACCGGATTCCGGCTGGCGCTGGGGGGCGCCCAGGCGCATTACGGCGTGACGCCCGATCTCTCGACCTTCGCCAAAGGTCTGGGCGGCGGCTTCCCGGTCGCGGCCATGGGCGGGCGCAAGGACATCATGGCGCTCGTCGCCGACGGCACCGTCTCCATGGCCGGGACCTATGCCGCCAATGTGATCGCCGTGACGGCCGCCATCGCGGCTCTGCAGGAGCTGAGCGCGCCCGGCATGTTCGAGCGGCTTTACAAGGTGTCGGACCGGTTGCGGCTCGGGCTCGAGCGCGTGTTCGACGAGGCGAGGATCGCCACCCGCGTCGTGGGCGTGGGCCCCGTCTTCCAGGTCTGGTTCTCCGATCACGACATCCGCAACTATCGCGATGCGGCACGCCATGCCAATCACGAGCTCTTCCGGCTATGGTGGGAGGGCATGCTGGATCGAGGTGTCCTGTTTCATCCGGGCGCCTATGAAAACCTGTTCGTCTCCTTTGCCCATAGCGACGACGATGTGGATCGGACATTGGCAGCGGCCCGCGAAACCGCGCGCGCGATCCGGAACCGATAG
- a CDS encoding xylulokinase, with protein sequence MTRPALHLGIDLGTSAVKAVAIDAAGTVVASSDSPYPTHSDLPGQAEQEPSHWLQAAAIAVGNIGSQLGPAWPASLASIGLTGQLPTLVCLGDNGPLGRAIAWTDARADEWAIGRLDRDRRRQFYRATGMPIDGRYLAPMFRFHWQERRSAVRRILSAKDFLCFALTGRAVTDPSTAAGYGVYAIADKRWDPAFCTFWDLDLELLPEIAPANEVAGPLNPAGSRLLGLPEGLPVSVGAADSVAGALAMSGLAEGSASIVMGSSTIVMGTGREPLLDPEARYLLTPHALEGWYGREMDLLSTGTGFRWLCTLLSWTAEQFEVRAQRSPPGANGLCFSPYLAGGEQGALWNPALRGVLHGLTLHHDPADVARAFLEGVYFEIRRCLDVLAESAPAGSERSPAVVLSGHAAESPGLMRMLADILHRPVRSFTHRSPSAIGAALLGFGEDAGKLAAAAAQTTARAEPGPAAAAYDRLYRRYLGLFPRIAEAPPDAGTDVR encoded by the coding sequence GTGACGCGCCCCGCTCTGCATCTCGGCATCGATCTCGGCACCTCGGCCGTCAAGGCCGTGGCGATCGATGCCGCCGGCACCGTCGTCGCCTCGAGCGATTCCCCCTACCCCACGCACTCGGATCTTCCCGGACAGGCGGAACAGGAGCCGAGCCACTGGCTGCAGGCGGCGGCCATAGCGGTCGGCAATATCGGCAGCCAGCTGGGCCCCGCCTGGCCGGCAAGCCTGGCATCGATCGGCCTCACCGGCCAATTGCCGACCCTGGTCTGCCTTGGCGATAACGGCCCGCTCGGTCGCGCGATCGCCTGGACGGACGCCCGCGCCGACGAGTGGGCGATCGGGCGCCTGGATCGGGATCGGCGCCGTCAGTTCTATCGCGCGACGGGCATGCCGATCGACGGGCGCTATCTGGCACCGATGTTCCGGTTCCATTGGCAGGAGCGGCGATCCGCGGTGCGGCGGATTCTCTCGGCCAAGGATTTCCTCTGCTTCGCGCTGACCGGTCGCGCCGTGACGGATCCTTCGACCGCCGCGGGTTACGGCGTCTATGCGATCGCCGACAAGCGCTGGGATCCCGCCTTTTGCACCTTCTGGGATCTCGACCTGGAACTTTTGCCCGAGATCGCGCCGGCCAATGAAGTCGCCGGCCCGTTGAACCCGGCGGGATCGCGGTTGCTCGGTCTGCCGGAAGGATTGCCCGTGTCCGTGGGTGCGGCGGATTCGGTCGCCGGTGCCCTGGCGATGAGCGGGTTGGCGGAGGGTTCGGCAAGCATCGTGATGGGCTCCAGCACCATCGTGATGGGGACGGGTCGCGAGCCGCTGCTCGATCCCGAGGCGCGCTATCTGCTCACGCCGCACGCCCTTGAGGGCTGGTACGGACGCGAGATGGATCTCCTGTCGACCGGCACCGGCTTCCGCTGGCTCTGCACCCTGCTGAGCTGGACCGCCGAGCAGTTCGAGGTCCGGGCCCAGCGCTCCCCGCCCGGCGCGAACGGGCTCTGCTTCTCGCCCTACCTTGCCGGCGGCGAGCAGGGCGCCCTGTGGAATCCGGCGCTGCGCGGCGTGCTCCACGGCCTCACCCTGCATCACGACCCCGCCGACGTCGCACGCGCGTTTCTCGAGGGCGTCTATTTCGAGATCCGCCGCTGCCTCGATGTCCTGGCGGAATCGGCCCCGGCAGGATCGGAGCGCAGCCCTGCCGTCGTCCTCTCCGGCCATGCGGCGGAAAGCCCCGGCTTGATGAGAATGCTGGCCGACATCCTCCATCGGCCGGTCCGATCCTTCACCCATCGCTCGCCTTCCGCGATCGGCGCCGCTCTCCTGGGATTCGGCGAAGATGCCGGCAAGCTCGCCGCGGCCGCGGCCCAGACGACGGCCCGGGCCGAACCGGGTCCGGCTGCCGCCGCCTATGATCGCCTCTATCGGCGCTATCTCGGGCTCTTTCCACGGATCGCGGAAGCGCCGCCCGATGCCGGAACCGACGTCAGGTGA